The genome window TCTTATGTATTGCATGTTAAAAATTACATAGACGGCTTGCGGATAAATATATTGTCTGTTGTTGGCTTATAAAAGTGATCAAAATAGAGATTCTTCCAATCAAATCAATGTCATTTACAATATTCCAACTAAAAGtctgcagatattttttcatttccttaAATGTGTTCCTTTCTTATATTTTctaattttagagtatttacAATGCTATATTTTCATGTTTGGTTCAATATTAACATTTCACTGTAACACACTAAAAGTCTAACTTGCACTATTGTAGTATTAGGTATCTTGTACAGTggataaatgttaaataaatattttcatgccCTTACCTCACGGATGCTAGTCTCTCAGTCGAAAGTTCAGGGTGCTAGTCTGACTGTCTGAGCTGTGCCAGACACACTTCTGCTTTCTCTACCTTTGTTGTTTCATCACCCACTTCCTGAGTCATGCCACACTAAATGCATGTGTTTTCACATGTGCATTATCTGCATtgaaaatcaaagcaaaaggtgAACCCATCCAGCAGgttttactctttttaaacGCTTGCTTGCAACGACCACTGCAAACTGCTGGAACAATAGATTTGATTTGTAAACACGAGAAATGAACAGCATGTAAGTAACACTCATAATTTGTGTTGTGCTTTTTTaagtgttgagaaatgttatatagcataaaaagtataaaaaaatagAGCTGGAATGATTATTCGATTAACCAGTAACTGTTTTAATAGTGGGTTCactgtttaagtcatttttcatgcaCAACATGTGCTGATTCCAACTTCTAAAATGtggtttttgttgctttttgttaACAGTACTGTTGGTTGGgctaaacaagacatttaaaaaggtCACCTTGGGCTCTCAGAAATTGTGTAATATATTCTTTTgcattctattctattctattcttctATTTTCACATTGCTAATAAcaaatgattaatctattaatcaacAAAGTAATCTGCAAACTCATTGAGAGGCcgcagccatgctagcagtgcTCTGAGCTAATGTCACCATGGTAAGATGCTCAAAATACTAAGATACTGATGATAAACAGATAGAATGTTTACTGTGGTCAAAGttaccatgctaacatttagtaattagcactaaacacaaagtacagctgaggctgagagtaatgtcattagttttacaggtatttggttataaactACATGTACATAACCGTTGATATGAAGGGGGACATGTTTGTACCACATCTCATGGCTATACGTCCAATttctgagacatttcactcaaaacaaatGGCATCCTAATGGTGATGCAGGAGGAAAAGTCATTAGACTTAGTCAtctggaaaccatgaatgtctgtacaaaatttcatcaTAATCCAACatatagttgttgaaatatttcagtctgaccAACATCCGCCATCCTTGCAGCCATGCTGCTAGCGTGGCTACAAATttgttgaaaaacaaatgtcaaaaacagacataaacatgacaaagtgaaatgaaactgaGGAAACAATAGTATTGGTAAATACCACTGGTCTCTCATGAGTAATTCTGTTAAGATTGTAGTACGTGTTCCCCCAGACTGGAATTTACGCCActatataaaattaaaggaacAGACTGAAAAGCTCCCCCCAAGATAGCGAGCGAGTCCCGGCACCAGAGGAAAGTGACTGGGTGGGAAATGTGAATGCTTCCTGTTGGTGacaccatttaatttacataatgttATACAAAAAGaaccaaataaatatatactgtgttgAACAAGACTTTAGGAGGACACCTACGcttgtgttttcaacagctgccatCACCAcgacaaccacaacacatttCCGTGAAAGTCACCAGATAAGATGGTCAGTGGTTTGACTTTAACCAGTGACCATGTCAACTGGCAACTTTCAGCTGAATGCTCTGTGGTTTGCTCGTACTGACGGCAGCTGGTTCCTAAAAGCCTTATCAATTCTactttaatcaatcaatcaatgtgtttATTATCTACGCCAACCATTTACGTAAGTTAAGCTGTGCTCAGCAAGAAGCCTTCACCTCGTAATCTTTCTTATCATGTGGGAAACAAAACATGGCCTATAAATTGGCAGTGCAGCTATAGTCTGTCTTGCAATTTTACACTGTTATCTTCAATCGGAAAGTGGCCCATATTCAACCAATGAATCTGCTTTGTCATTGAgtagaaaaaagtaaagaaCAGTTTGTGGCTAAATGTTGTGTAAACTGTCTAGTCACACAGCCAATATTCACTGGGTTTGACCAGCCTACCGTCTGCTTAACTTGTGAACATCATTGTGAAACTGCAACGACATTCAGCGTTTCAAGccatttaaaaagattaatttcagaaaaataagtgaGGACAAGTGAATGCCACTTCTGTGCAGcaccatttaatttacataatgaaatacaaaaaaggTCCAGGCGAATATTTACTGTGTTGAGCATACaataatttaagacttttaggAGGACACCTAAATGCTCTCTtcgtgttttcaacagctgctgtcaccatgacaaccaagACACATTCCCCTGAAAGTCACCAGATAACACGGCCATTGGTTAAACTGAAACATTGGCTGACATGCTAATCTCAGCTACACACGATGATAAAAAATTTGAATAACAGTAACTGACGCGAACTGAAGTTCAAGAGAGTTCAACAAGCTActtagaaacagaaagagacgaCAGaaattctaaggtaacaaaaatacAACGCTTCTTCTTGTCAGGTGAttaaatactaattaaaacatacttatgaatattatattccatttctgccacatctgttctgctagatgccactaaattctacacactgcatctttaaGTGTTTGCTAAACTGAGTTGAGATGGTGTGAGGATGGCGATGGTGGCATTCGTCCACATCCAGGACAGATGAAAATATTCTACATGTCTCTTTATGTTAAAACATATATGAAAAGGCCTGAACCAGGTGACTTTAatcatgtacagtactgtgcaaaaggtTTAGGCaccaaaattaaaatgaagatgctttcaaaaataatgctatgtttagtttttatttatcacttagcttcaaacaaagttcaggaaagagaaaataactaaGTCAAATCAGTATTTGGTGTGATCGCACTTTGCCTTCAAAAATGGCACCAGTGCTTGTGCACAATATTCCAAGGTtttggcaggtcggttgttccaagcatcttggagaacaagtttctgttcttctgtggatttaggtgACTCAGTTGGTTCtatcttcatgtaatcccagacagACTCAATGATGTTTAGATCAGGTCTctgtggggagggggggtaaGAATTTAAACATCCAAAGTGCCtgaaacttttgcacagtattgTATATAttgattttctactttttaGGTCAAGTCCTAGTTTCAGTCTCTTGTGGTCTTTATATCAAAGCTTAAATCTTGTGGTGATCAATCAAGCACAATCACGCCAATATTGTGATTTCTGTACCAGTATTGTTATTGTCTGTCAGTGGAAATCAGTCTTCCTATCTTAAAGCGACAAACTAAAAGCCACACACAGAGTGTTCAGCGGTTGAAGTCCGTGAGAACCTGCAGAGACAGATTTTGACTGTGATTATTTCAGAGACTACTGGTTTCGGGTACGGCAATGACTCGACTGTATTCAGAGTGTGGAGCTCCAGTTTTTGCCAGAATGGTTTTTATCAGAATTATCAGAAGATCCTTAACTTGTTATTTCAGATCTTTTTAAGCAACATTGTGAACTTTCCCTCAACAGTCAGCAAATGAGAAACGTTTTGGGACCGTTAATGTGGCATGTCCctttcagtttttgaaaaaaaacttttttttttttttttttaaataaatgcaagTGCAGCTGCTATCAGCCACACTGCCACCTACAGTTGTGAATCAGTGTGACAAGTTGTGAtctttcctctgtgtttttggaCCTTAACGACTCAGATGTACTTTTGTAAAGAGTCTcttttgaataattatttgagACAATTACACTTAACATACTCTGCAGCATTTTCTACatgaattaattcatttaaaagtacattttaacaacaacaacaaaaaagacaacaaacagcaaaagTACAAAGTAGTTCTATAGTAATAATGTGGTAtgatttgttataattatagtCAAGTTTTCACGCTTagagaaaatgatttaaatttaaaaacaggccttgttttatttgtataaatttattttattgacttgGACTTGAACTACAAACTGTTAGTTTTCATTCCTCAGTGCTAACTGACCCCCCAAAAGTAGACAAAAGatgattatgatttttaaacataatatttttctccataaacatgttgttcactgtgatgaaaaaacaacaacaacaacaacacacacacatacaagagaTCACAGACGTTTGgcaattcatttatttttaactgttcTCAAACAAAATAATTGGGCAGTGACATTACCATGGCAACTTCCAGCTGTATGACTGAGTATTGCGGACTCTGAGgcatataaaaaaagacaaaataattttaCCAAGTCCCCCCATCGCCACCACTCTTGTAACCTTTTCCAGctgcaaattaaacaaaaactacaaacacTCACTtgagtgcaaacacacattcatccatGTTCTCATTTTATATTTGCTCTGCCggtaaaacaaataaaccaagtaccctttttacatttattgaggctttttaaaaatgttttcctcttatTTTGACTCTACAAATGTTTGTAAATGGTGCAATACAAACTTTAAAGCTTGTACATGGGTAACACCAGGggaatatttttgcaattttgGCACAATGTAAAATCATTGGGAAAGACTCGTAGAAATAAATGCGTAGGCAGATGAAACTAAAATATCTTTTCATGTTGGAtgtaaaaatgtgagaaaacaaaCTAACACAATGGATATGAAGGGCAACACTTTCACAAAGAGATACACTCTCTCAAGCATACACGCTTCATGTAGAAATAGCAAACACTTGCAGGATACTTCACAACAAACTCTCAAGACAAGAAAATCAAACTACAAGGAAACAAACAGCccacaaacatgaaaaacacttttgaacACATGCGTAAGATCTTGAAAAGGTCAAAGTAAAAAGCggaacaaaattaaaaatgacactggAAGAGCCAGCCAGTTTCTAACATTACACCTTCAGTAATAAGTGGACATGTGTGAGTGTCTTGTAAATATCGTGCAGAGCAGCGTATCGTTTCTCAGTCAAGGGACCTGCCACATTTTCCAGCATCTACAGCAAAGCAAAAGAAACACTCCGAGTAGTCTTTGTATGGAAGACGACGAGTGAGTTATAGGAGTCGAGAGAAAAGCGAAAGACAGACACACTAACTCACAGCCACACACTCATGCTGCGCAAACACATTCAGGACACACACAAGACAGGGATGTTTTCACTCTAGGAGGCGGTGAACTTCCTGAGTGTGATAACAATGAGGGCGAGGAGGACAGATGCTCCCAGGAAGACTGCTATAACGATGGCTGTGATGGCCCCTGGCCCCAGGAcccctgtacacacacacacacacacacacacatagatatatttataatcatgtgaatacattaaaaaaaggtGGCTGTGCAAACTAGATCAGTGAATCGTTTCAGTTTTACCTTCTTCCTCGTCCATGGCCTGGGAATGTGTGGTGTCCTCATAGTCGTAAGTGAAGGACTGCTCCGTCATATCCTGGAAAGGGTCTTTGGTGGTGACGTCATTGGGTGGCTCTCCAGACATGGTGTCCTGGTTGTCCCTGGCTGTCGAAGCAGGGTCTGCGACTGTCTCTGCGGAGCAAGAAAATAATTCTACTTACCATTTCAGCTTCTTGGCTAGCATTGCAGATCTAGAACCAGACATCTAATCACTTGATCCCTGTATTGACAATGATTGCCTGCTGTGCAGTATTGacttactgtgtgtttttctaagGTGGTAATTTCACTGACGAGGCGCACAACTTTGCTAATggctctgtttgtcttttctctggACATTGAGGCCTTGGGGATTCGGAGCGGCAAACATGGCTCCATCTGTAATGACTCCAAcagcctctctctgtctcactggGTTAACGGCTCAGGCGCGGGCATAAGGATGTCTTTGTAGAGGATGGACATTTTGTCCGTTTGAGCTACAGGTTGCCTcttgatgtgtttctgttttccatAAGCGCTCAAGGCATCTCGTCTACTGTCGGAAAAGCTCCGCCAATCAGAGTTTGGGTAATTATTTCGGTGGAGTACTGGTAGATATTTCATGTTTCAGTGTACATACGTAGTACGAAGGGGAAGCAGTGATTTGTTGACTGGATGAAGTCTTCTGCCCATTGATTGTCTGTTCCTCTTCCATCCCAAATTGTCCTCCTTTGACATTCCTCCCATCTAAGCATGAAGTTACCCTGAGACTTTTCACATCTCTACAGTAGCCAGAGAAACAAGGTCTCCTTCTAGGCCACATAATTCTGTGTTTCCTAACACAACTCTCTAAGCCTGGCTTCTGGAAACGCTCAACCGAAGAGTGTAAACCGCCAAAACGACTCCGCGATTGTGGTTGCTGCCGTCTCTCTGGTAATTGAACAGCTGTACAGcttttcttttgaaatgcaGAGGAACAGGGGGAAAATTTGATCTTCATCTCccctgaaaaaacaaactcttcacATACAAGCccacccattcacacactcactgattcacttaTCCTACCCTCAGCTCTACGCATACCAACAAAACCATACACCAAATATGTTTACACTCAGCTTATTTAACGCTACATATTTACTTTGTAGCCTCTGACGCCCTCAGTAAACTCCTTCACCTTATTTCACGTTTTCTCTACTGTCTTTCctcatttcagaagttttaattttattgctTCTAATGCAgtttaaaacatgacaaatggTCATCAGGAAACCATACAGTATGCATATGATTTAAGTGGCATGTTATCTGTGGTATCTTAAATTCTGATATGCACTTCTGATGTGAGTATTTTGATGCCGCTGTGTTGACTCAGAGTCGTGTGCAGCTTCCTGTCCTGTAGCTGGCTGGAGGTTTGGAGGTCCGGGCCACTGGCCAGCTCAGCCATCAATGAAGCCTTCAGCAGAGGGCACAAAAGCCAGCTTGTGCAGCCGCAGAGAGCAGCGGGCTGCAACCAGTAACAACCGGCCAGGCCCAAACCAGGCACCGGCTGGGCACTGTATGTCAAACAAACTTGTTTATTAAATAGTCCCTGTGTGTAAAAGGCTGTACCTTCTGGACAGCTTGATTTAATGAGAAggcaaaaaataataacatgatgTTTTCCGTTGGCGTTTGTTTCCATGAGGAGGGGTTTACTtgcacttttaatttctgtttgaTGGAATTAACATAACTGAAGCCTCTGAAAAAacgaaacaaacaaacaaaaaaaatatataattcaaCTATCCGCTAggtcagtggttcccaacctttacTGTCTGATGTACCCTCACAGCCCTATAAGTATCCCTTTATCGACACCATCCATCATCCAATATGTTTCTTACGGTTATAAACCAGAAGTTATTTAGTACCAATAATTTAAGAAatggttaaaatattttttttcatacaatttAATTATGAGTGGTTGGTTGCTTTGGTGAAATTATTTGTACTAATTATGCATgacttttagctaactatttgTACTGTTTATTCATTTCCTTAGgtatttcaactgttttttaGC of Thunnus thynnus chromosome 12, fThuThy2.1, whole genome shotgun sequence contains these proteins:
- the snorc gene encoding protein SNORC, translating into MVHSGSSICRFLILVFLGLLVAFVHTETVADPASTARDNQDTMSGEPPNDVTTKDPFQDMTEQSFTYDYEDTTHSQAMDEEEGVLGPGAITAIVIAVFLGASVLLALIVITLRKFTAS